A window of Fragaria vesca subsp. vesca linkage group LG7, FraVesHawaii_1.0, whole genome shotgun sequence contains these coding sequences:
- the LOC101292074 gene encoding transcription factor LAF1-like → MGCKSSDSPKPKPKHRKGLWSPEEDQRLRNYIIKHGHGCWSSVPINAGLQRNGKSCRLRWINYLRPGLKRGIFSKQEEETILNLHCMLGNKWSQIAQHLPGRTDNEIKNFWHSYLKKKVAKADEDQDQMELAQSKSQYTSTSSSDHNLDQHSPCSEKLTSTQIPSYNESPTLAPQIDNQSQRPSPLPRVLFAEWLSLDHVQGGSIGNNIGIDQHNYNPRADHGLGQSYTYNNEATFGTSGFHHGPSTRDIMNSEFRYDPQDLIPGTGFVDFIYEGDLVTDFTLHNDVMYM, encoded by the exons ATGGGGTGCAAGTCATCAGATAGTCCTAAGCCAAAACCAAAGCACAGAAAGGGTTTATGGTCACCTGAAGAAGACCAAAGGCTGAGAAACTACATTATCAAACATGGCCATGGCTGCTGGAGTTCTGTCCCCATAAATGCCG GTTTGCAAAGGAATGGAAAGAGCTGCAGATTAAGGTGGATAAATTACTTGAGGCCAGGGTTAAAGAGAGGGATATTTAGTAAACAAGAGGAGGAGACAATCCTCAACCTTCATTGTATGTTAGGCAACAA GTGGTCTCAGATTGCACAACATTTGCCTGGAAGGACAGACAATGAGATAAAAAACTTCTGGCATTCTTATTTGAAGAAGAAGGTGGCCAAAGCTGATGAAGATCAAGATCAAATGGAACTAGCTCAAAGCAAATCACAGTACACAAGTACTTCAAGCTCTGATCATAACTTAGATCAGCATTCACCATGTTCTGAAAAACTCACAAGCACCCAAATTCCAAGTTACAATGAATCACCAACATTAGCTCCACAAATTGATAATCAAAGTCAAAGACCAAGCCCCTTGCCAAGGGTTTTGTTTGCTGAGTGGCTTTCACTAGACCATGTTCAAGGGGGTAGCATTGGAAACAATATTGGCATTGATCAACACAACTATAATCCGCGAGCAGATCATGGCCTTGGGCAAAGTTACACATACAACAATGAGGCAACATTTGGCACTAGTGGCTTCCATCATGGTCCGTCTACGCGGGACATAATGAACTCAGAATTTCGATATGATCCTCAGGATCTGATTCCAGGAACTGGGTTTGTTGATTTTATATATGAGGGTGATTTAGTTACTGATTTTACCTTGCATAATGATGTGATGTATATGTAA
- the LOC101292653 gene encoding E3 ubiquitin-protein ligase COP1-like: protein MNPPFHLPIPPPLQTQNPNPQRRRHNQPTDHHRLTRSEWDFTLSTVVSSSTATGAVSNTLGVIEFDPSETLLATGGIARKIRIYSVSSLIPNNNNYDDVVSLDHAAACDYYICTPAKLSSLRWRPGSGGRVLGSGDYDGVVTEYDLESRLPVFERDEHGGRRVWSLDYNSDPGCLGASGSDDGTLQMWDPRCEAGECVARVVPSEAGNPVCCVEFNPFGGPLLAVGCADRKAYVYDARRMSGPVLSFDGHDKTVTYVRFLDSRRMVSSGTDGCLKMWSVEDAREIRTYSGHANNRSFVGLSVWRSGGLLGCGSENNQVYVYDVRWGEPVWVHGFGPMGSEGCDDRWFVSSVCWRQKDGEDQCTLVAGGSDGVLQVFVGRRKSLAS from the coding sequence TCATCATCGTCTTACTAGGTCCGAATGGGACTTCACTCTCTCCACCGTCGTCTCATCCTCCACGGCCACCGGCGCCGTCTCCAACACTCTCGGAGTCATCGAGTTCGACCCATCGGAGACGCTTCTAGCCACCGGAGGCATAGCCAGGAAGATAAGAATCTACAGCGTCAGCTCTCTTATCCCGAATAATAATAACTACGACGACGTCGTTTCGCTAGACCACGCAGCTGCATGCGACTATTACATATGCACTCCCGCCAAGCTCAGCAGCCTCCGCTGGCGTCCCGGGTCGGGCGGCCGGGTCCTCGGGTCGGGGGACTACGACGGCGTCGTCACGGAGTACGACCTCGAGTCCCGCCTTCCGGTATTCGAGCGCGACGAGCACGGCGGGCGCCGCGTATGGAGCCTAGACTATAATTCGGATCCGGGTTGTCTCGGGGCGTCCGGATCCGACGACGGGACCCTCCAAATGTGGGACCCGCGGTGCGAGGCTGGGGAGTGTGTGGCTAGAGTGGTTCCGTCGGAAGCGGGTAACCCGGTCTGTTGCGTGGAGTTCAACCCCTTCGGTGGCCCCCTCCTGGCCGTCGGATGTGCTGACCGGAAAGCCTACGTCTACGATGCGAGGAGAATGTCGGGCCCCGTTTTGAGCTTCGACGGCCACGATAAGACCGTGACGTATGTGAGGTTCCTCGACAGCCGTAGGATGGTGTCTTCCGGGACAGACGGGTGTCTGAAGATGTGGAGCGTGGAAGACGCGCGGGAAATTCGGACGTATTCGGGTCATGCCAACAACCGGAGCTTCGTCGGGTTGTCCGTCTGGAGAAGCGGTGGGCTTCTCGGGTGCGGGTCCGAGAATAATCAGGTGTATGTGTATGATGTGAGGTGGGGTGAGCCGGTTTGGGTGCATGGGTTTGGACCAATGGGAAGCGAGGGTTGTGATGACCGATGGTTCGTGAGCAGTGTGTGCTGGCGGCAGAAGGACGGTGAGGACCAGTGTACCCTCGTGGCGGGTGGATCCGATGGAGTTTTACAGGTTTTTGTGGGTAGAAGAAAGTCGTTAGCTTCGTGA
- the LOC101295862 gene encoding cleavage and polyadenylation specificity factor subunit 5-like: MVTSAMVNTYPLSSYTFGTKEPKMEKDTSVADRLARMKVNYMKEGMRTSVEAILLVQEHNHPHILLLQIGNTFCKLPGGRLKPGENEIEGLKRKLTSKLGANSANLVPDWQIGECVAIWWRPNFETIMYPYCPPHITKPKECKKLFLVHLSEREYFAVPKNLKLLAVPLFELYDNVQRYGPVISTIPQQLSRFQFNMISS, translated from the exons ATGGTGACGTCGGCGATGGTCAACACCTATCCACTGTCGAGCTACACGTTCGGGACCAAAGAGCCCAAGATGGAGAAGGACACCTCCGTCGCAGATCGCCTCGCTCGCATGAAAGTCAA CTATATGAAAGAGGGGATGAGGACTAGCGTCGAAGCTATTTTACTG GTGCAGGAACATAATCATCCGCACATACTTCTTCTGCAGATTGGAAACACGTTCTGCAAACTTCCTGGTGGACGACTGAAGCCAGGAGAGAATG AGATCGAGGGGCTGAAAAGAAAGCTCACCAGCAAACTTGGTGCCAATTCAGCAAACCTTGTCCCTGATTGGCAG ATAGGAGAATGCGTTGCTATCTGGTGGAGGCCAAACTTTGAAACCATAATGTATCCATATTGCCCTCCTCACATAACAAAACCTAAG GAGTGTAAGAAGCTTTTTCTTGTTCACTTATCTGAGAGGGAGTATTTTGCTGTGCCCAAGAACCTAAAACTCCTTGCTGTTCCATTGTTTGAACTCTATGACAATGTTCAG AGATATGGGCCTGTTATATCTACAATTCCACAGCAGCTTTCCAGATTCCAATTCAACATGATCAGTTCATGA